Proteins from one Penicillium digitatum chromosome 2, complete sequence genomic window:
- a CDS encoding 6-phosphogluconate dehydrogenase family protein, producing the protein MTGPRVAWIGLGNIGRGMSQNIAQKGPQTGPLLLFNRTTARAIVHASKLINAQAVTTLTEAVTQSDLIFTCVGDDAALNSIVTAIISDPTIPQDLSSKTFIDCSTVHPDTSRRTEAAFNQRGADFVACPVFGAPNMADAGQLIVVPAGKRAAIEKVRPFFDGVVSKKTIDLSAGSEGDVDVGRASTLKVLGNTFILNTVGVLAEALVAAEASGLGVEPLQKWLGLFAPGPFANYAERMVGGDYCTREEPLFAVDLARKDLGHAYKIAKEGGLRMRNVEVMDGLLEGVKEVKGVKGDVAAVYGAVRKGAGMEFGNQ; encoded by the exons ATGACCGGACCTAGAGTTGCATGGATAGGCCTCGGCAACATCGGCCGT GGCATGAGCCAAAATATCGCCCAAAAAGGGCCCCAGACAGGTCCCTTACTCCTATTCAATCGTACAACCGCACGAGCAATAGTCCACGCTTCGAAGCTTATAAACGCCCAAGCCGTAACAACCCTCACCGAAGCGGTAACTCAATCCGACCTAATTTTCACCTGCGTCGGCGATGATGCCGCCCTCAACTCAATAGTCACCGCAATCATATCGGACCCTACCATCCCGCAAGACTTGTCTAGCAAGACCTTTATCGACTGCTCGACCGTGCATCCGGATACGTCCCGACGAACCGAAGCAGCCTTCAACCAGCGGGGGGCAGACTTCGTCGCATGTCCCGTCTTCGGGGCACCGAACATGGCAGACGCTGGACAACTTATCGTCGTTCCGGCCGGAAAGCGTGCAGCAATCGAGAAAGTACGACCGTTCTTCGACGGTGTCGTGTCCAAGAAGACGATCGACCTCTCAGCCGGAAGTGAAGGTGATGTAGATGTTGGACGGGCGTCCACACTGAAAGTACTGGGCAACACTTTCATTCTTAATACTGTTGGTGTTCTTGCCGAGGCACTTGTTGCCGCTGAGGCGTCTGGACTTGGGGTTGAGCCGTTGCAAAAATGGCTGGGGCTTTTCGCACCAGGGCCGTTTGCTAATTATGCGGAAAGGATGGTCGGTGGGGATTATTGTACCCGAGAGGAGCCGCTTTTTGCAGTTGATCTTGCTAGGAAGGATCTGGGACATGCGTATAAGATTGCGAAAGAGGGAGGACTGCGGATGAGAAATGTCGAGGTTATGGATGGACTTCTGGAGGGGGTCAAGGAGGTCAAGGGGGTCAAGGGAGACGTTGCTGCTGTTTATGGGGCGGTTAGAAAGGGAGCTGGGATGGAGTTTGGGAATCAGTAA
- a CDS encoding MFS multidrug transporter, putative → MTATNDGESMLPSKIPFWCLIFDQKVVTEEVMQYSYTGLGTEDDPYAIVWIPEDPRNPMNFRPIKKWSISLLVSFATLAVSLVSSAFSGGMRQIMEDFGASQEIVILGVSLFVLGFAIGPLIWAPLTGAMNIETLIILRFLAGSFGSSPFGNGRGTIADMFPASQRGIAISLFAAAPFLGPTLGPVIGGFLAAAAGWRWVEGLLAVFSGVLWLCILLLLPETYSPVLLRRRAEKMSAMTGKVYRSQFDIDRGPAPLGKTLRTALSRPWILLFCEPIVLLFSIYMAIIYGTLYMLFAAYPIVFQDIRGWGEGIGGLAFLGILVGMIMAVMYKFPENFRYAKKCSQTTDRLAPELRLPPSMVGGIALPIGLFWFAWTNSPNIHWMASVAAGAPFGFGMVLVFLSVFNYLIDSYTILSASVLAANSTLRSLFGMAFPLFTTYIYHNLGIHWALSIPAFLALACVPFPFIFYKYGARIRQRCPYASEADAFMRRLAERNQATSREEPDSEKGEKLTSVTRGFDDVDSIDTDALSTDLSCGMVTRRASRASRQSGRSLHRVATAAQYEENPYDLDLIKTRQSAISCKD, encoded by the exons ATGACAGCTACCAACGACGGGGAGTCTATGCTACCTTCCAAAATCCCTTTCTGGTGCCTGATTTTCGACCAAAAGGTTGTCACGGAGGAAGTCATGCAATATTCATATACCGGCTTAGGCACCGAAGACGACCCATATGCCATCGTCTGGATTCCTGAGGACCCGCGCAATCCTATGAACTTCCGCCCGATCAAAAAGTGGTCGATTTCACTCCTAGTATCATTTGCTACTCTCGCAGTGTCATTGGTCTCATCCGCGTTTTCAGGCGGAATGCGCCAGATCATGGAGGACTTTGGTGCCTCCCAGGAAATCGTTATTCTCGGTGTATCGCTATTTGTGCTCGGATTCGCGATCGGGCCTTTGATCTGGGCACCCCTTA CGGGTGCAATGAACATCGAGACACTCATTATATTGCGATTCCTAGCAGGTtcttttggatcttcaccaTTTGGCAATGGACGCGGCACTATTGCGGACATGTTCCCAGCTTCTCAACGTGGTATCGCTATTAGTCTTTTTGCAGCTGCGCCCTTCCTAGGACCGACACTAGGCCCAGTGATTGGAGGATTCCTAGCTGCCGCTGCCGGCTGGAGGTGGGTGGAGGGACTTCTTGCTGTATTTTCGGGTGTGCTCTGGCTATGTATTCTCCTCTTGTTACCAGAGACTTATTCTCCTGTTCTGCTGCGCCGTCGCGCAGAAAAGATGTCTGCCATGACTGGGAAAGTATATCGCAGTCAGTTTGACATTGACCGTGGTCCCGCTCCTCTGGGCAAGACCTTGAGAACCGCGCTTTCCCGTCCGTGGATCTTACTCTTCTGTGAGCCGATTGTGCTACTTTTCTCCATATATATGGCAATCATCTACGGCACACTCTATATGCTCTTCGCCGCCTACCCAATCGTCTTCCAAGACATCCGCGGCTGGGGCGAAGGCATCGGTGGTCTCGCCTTCCTTGGTATCCTCGTCGGGATGATAATGGCCGTGATGTATAAATTCCCTGAAAACTTCCGCTACGCCAAAAAGTGCAGCCAGACCACCGACCGACTCGCTCCCGAACTGAGACTACCCCCAAGTATGGTCGGTGGTATAGCACTACCAATCGGCTTATTCTGGTTCGCCTGGACTAACTCGCCTAACATCCACTGGATGGCCTCGGTCGCAGCAGGAGCGCCCTTCGGGTTTGGTATGGTTCTCGTCTTCCTTAGCGTCTTCAACTATCTTATCGACTCATACACGATCTTATCTGCCTCTGTGCTAGCCGCAAATTCTACCCTTCGCTCACTATTTGGCATGGCCTTCCCGCTTTTCACAACCTACATATACCATAATTTAGGCATTCACTGGGCCTTGTCGATTCCGGCCTTCTTGGCCCTTGCGTGTGTGCCCTTTCCATTCATCTTCTACAAGTATGGCGCCCGCATCAGACAGCGGTGTCCATATGCTTCTGAGGCGGATGCCTTCATGCGCCGCCTTGCCGAAAGGAACCAGGCGACTAGCCGGGAGGAACCTGATTCGGAGAAGGGTGAAAAGCTAacctcggtgactcggggatTTGATGACGTTGACTCGATTGATACCGATGCTCTGTCTACTGATCTGTCTTGCGGTATGGTCACACGTCGTGCGTCCCGCGCGTCTCGGCAATCTGGTCGGTCTTTGCATCGTGTTGCGACTGCAGCGCAATATGAGGAGAACCCTTACGACTTGGATCTGATCAAAACTCGACAGTCGGCTATCAGCTGCAAGGATTGA